The following is a genomic window from Hymenobacter sp. APR13.
CGCCCCACGCCCAGGTGGCCGTGCTGTTTGCCGCCGTAGCCCGCGGCCCGCTTGGCTCCCTCACCGAGTGCGACGCCGACCTGACCGGCCCCGTGCCCACGCTGCGCTACTACTACCGCGCCCGCCCCACCGGCCTGGCTGCGCTGGATAAGGTGCTGAAGCTGGGTTTGTACTTCTGGTGCTTGGGGCGCGGCTACCGGCAACTGGTGCGGCATTGGGGCGCGCCGCCGCAGCTGGTGCACGTGCACGTGCTGCTGCGCACCGGCCTGTTTGCGTGGTGGCTGCAGCTGACGCGCCGCATTCCGTACGTCATTACCGAGCACTGGACGCTTTATCTGCCCCAGAACGCGCACCGTATCGGGGCGCTGCGGCGGCACCTGACGCAGCGGGTGGTGCGGGCGGCGGCGGGGCTGAACACCGTGTCGAAGAACCTGCGCGGGGCGCTGGGTCAGCTGGGCATCCGTAATGCCCGCACGGTCGTGATTCCCAATGTGGTGGATACGGCGCTGTTCCGGCCAGCCGAGCCGCCCGTGGCGCGGCAGGGGCTGCTGCACGTGGCCGCCTTCAACGAGCAGGCCAAAAACCTGAGCGGCCTGCTGCGCGTGGTGGCCCGCCTGCGGCCTGCCCGCCCCGGCATCACGCTGCGCATTGCCGGCTACGGCCCCGCCGAAACCCAGCTCCGTCAGCTGGCCGCCGACCTGTGCTTGCTGCAGGATAACACGGTGACGTTTCTGGGCAAGCTCCCTACCCAAGCCGTGGCCGAAGAAATGCGCCGCGCCGCCTGCTTCGTGCTGTTCAGCAACTACGAAAACCTGCCCTGCGTGCTCATCGAGGCCCAGGCCAGCGGGCTGCCGGCCGTGGCCACCCAAGTCGGCGGCGTGCCCGAGCTGCTGCCCCCCGACGGCACCCGCGGCTTCCTGGTAGCCCCCACCGACGAAGACGCCCTCACCCAAGCCCTCACCAGCATCCTCGACCACCCCCAGCAGTTCGACGCCGCCGCCCTGCACCGCCATGCCGAGCAGCACTTCAGCCAGCAAGCCGTCGGCCAGCAGTTTGCAAGTTGGTACGATGTGGTTTTGGGTGATGAGGGGATGGAGTGATGAGGGGATGATGAGGACGTCATGCAGAGCGCAGCGAAGCATCTCGCGTGCTGATGTCTGCACCGAGTCGGGTGGCCGCAGTTGGCAAGCCGGGCCTTATGCGCTTACGACGACCGGCCCGACGGCTGAAATAGCCGCCGGACCGGAGCCTTCTCCACAACTGGGGTCAGCTACCTTTGTCACCTGTCACCTGTCACCTGTCACCTGTC
Proteins encoded in this region:
- a CDS encoding glycosyltransferase, which produces MKLRVLMLPKWYPNRYDDQDGDFVGRHVAAIAPHAQVAVLFAAVARGPLGSLTECDADLTGPVPTLRYYYRARPTGLAALDKVLKLGLYFWCLGRGYRQLVRHWGAPPQLVHVHVLLRTGLFAWWLQLTRRIPYVITEHWTLYLPQNAHRIGALRRHLTQRVVRAAAGLNTVSKNLRGALGQLGIRNARTVVIPNVVDTALFRPAEPPVARQGLLHVAAFNEQAKNLSGLLRVVARLRPARPGITLRIAGYGPAETQLRQLAADLCLLQDNTVTFLGKLPTQAVAEEMRRAACFVLFSNYENLPCVLIEAQASGLPAVATQVGGVPELLPPDGTRGFLVAPTDEDALTQALTSILDHPQQFDAAALHRHAEQHFSQQAVGQQFASWYDVVLGDEGME